A region of Dermabacter vaginalis DNA encodes the following proteins:
- a CDS encoding DUF6199 family natural product biosynthesis protein translates to MPFVSLVFVLFILYGAAMAVFPFQTWEITMAWAYKDREANEPSPAGLAIMRVGGAIIVMGAIAMFGYYLQAAG, encoded by the coding sequence ATGCCGTTCGTTTCGCTCGTGTTTGTCTTGTTCATCCTCTACGGCGCAGCGATGGCTGTTTTCCCCTTCCAAACGTGGGAGATCACCATGGCGTGGGCCTATAAGGATCGCGAGGCGAACGAGCCCAGCCCGGCAGGCCTGGCAATCATGAGGGTGGGCGGCGCCATCATCGTCATGGGGGCGATCGCCATGTTTGGCTATTACCTTCAGGCCGCGGGGTAG
- a CDS encoding ABC transporter substrate-binding protein, producing the protein MTDSWIHEIPASVRAVREATASRRAVLGAGAGVSALALLAGCGANTDPNTVTVGSHQSDAIPKKAVLDMLSSWKGGKVEINTVDHETFKESINNYLQGNPDDVFTWFAGYRARFFAERGLVSDLSDVWENIDGMPESMKVASSADDGRLVFIPWNYYPWAVFYKPSVFDKHGWSVPETFDEWLALNEDIKTAGMTPIAFSDKDGWEAMGTFDMLDLRVNGYDFHVSLMAGKESWESEEVKNIFAAWRELLPYQQADPLGRTWQEAAQSMLKEETAMYTMGMFIDQQWAESDDPEDLDFFTFPEFDPSIGADVVEAPIDGWMMAAKPHNEKKAKELLTYLATADAIQYKLDADPSVISPRTDQDQSNYSKLQKKAVDLITNASAISQFLDRDTRPDFASTVISPSLQNFLKNPDSIDSILRDIEKQKKSIFPAES; encoded by the coding sequence ATGACAGACAGTTGGATCCACGAGATCCCCGCGTCGGTCCGCGCGGTCCGCGAGGCCACCGCGAGCCGTCGCGCCGTTCTTGGCGCGGGAGCCGGCGTGAGTGCGCTCGCTCTGCTCGCAGGCTGCGGCGCGAACACCGACCCGAACACGGTCACCGTCGGATCCCACCAGAGCGATGCGATCCCGAAAAAGGCCGTTCTGGACATGCTGAGCTCGTGGAAGGGCGGCAAGGTCGAGATCAACACGGTCGATCACGAAACGTTCAAAGAGAGCATCAACAACTATCTCCAGGGCAACCCCGATGACGTGTTTACGTGGTTCGCGGGCTACCGCGCGCGCTTTTTCGCCGAGCGCGGCCTCGTAAGCGACTTGAGCGACGTGTGGGAAAACATCGATGGGATGCCCGAGTCGATGAAGGTCGCCTCCTCCGCCGACGATGGGCGGCTCGTGTTCATCCCGTGGAACTACTACCCGTGGGCCGTGTTCTACAAGCCGAGTGTGTTCGACAAGCACGGCTGGAGCGTTCCCGAAACCTTCGACGAATGGCTCGCCCTCAACGAGGACATCAAGACCGCGGGAATGACTCCGATCGCGTTCAGCGATAAGGACGGCTGGGAAGCCATGGGCACATTCGACATGCTCGACCTGCGCGTCAACGGCTACGACTTCCACGTCTCGCTCATGGCGGGCAAGGAGTCGTGGGAAAGCGAAGAGGTCAAGAACATCTTCGCGGCCTGGCGCGAACTCCTCCCCTACCAGCAGGCTGATCCTCTCGGGCGCACGTGGCAGGAAGCCGCGCAGTCGATGCTCAAGGAAGAAACCGCGATGTACACGATGGGCATGTTCATCGACCAGCAGTGGGCAGAGAGCGACGACCCAGAAGACCTCGACTTCTTCACCTTCCCCGAGTTCGATCCGTCGATCGGCGCGGACGTCGTCGAAGCCCCCATCGACGGCTGGATGATGGCGGCCAAACCCCACAACGAAAAGAAGGCGAAGGAACTCCTCACGTACCTCGCGACGGCCGACGCCATCCAGTACAAGCTCGATGCCGATCCTTCCGTGATCTCACCGCGCACGGACCAGGATCAAAGCAACTACTCGAAGCTCCAAAAGAAGGCCGTGGACCTCATTACCAACGCGAGCGCGATCTCGCAGTTCCTTGACCGCGATACGCGCCCCGACTTCGCCTCGACGGTGATCAGCCCGTCGCTGCAGAACTTCCTGAAGAACCCCGACTCGATCGACTCGATCCTTCGCGACATCGAGAAGCAGAAGAAGTCCATCTTCCCTGCCGAGTCCTAA
- a CDS encoding DUF6199 family natural product biosynthesis protein yields MPFLAVIALALCLVFALWYAISPQHLWRTFYSWRYRDREANEPSETTYFLQRVGGIVGSILAVIGIIVIIALALDGQAKEYERRKQLEGQQLQVQTVVHFPEA; encoded by the coding sequence ATGCCGTTCTTGGCAGTGATCGCACTTGCGCTGTGCCTCGTTTTCGCGCTGTGGTACGCGATTTCGCCGCAGCATCTGTGGCGCACCTTTTACTCGTGGCGCTACCGGGACCGGGAGGCGAACGAGCCGAGCGAGACGACGTACTTTCTTCAGCGCGTCGGCGGCATCGTGGGGTCAATCCTCGCGGTTATTGGCATCATCGTGATCATCGCCCTCGCGCTCGATGGCCAGGCAAAGGAGTACGAGCGGAGGAAGCAACTCGAAGGCCAGCAGCTACAGGTCCAAACGGTGGTCCACTTCCCGGAAGCGTGA
- a CDS encoding LacI family DNA-binding transcriptional regulator: MATINDVARAAGVSRSTVSRVLNGQISSPEARAKVEKAIAETGYRANAHARSLASGKSNVYAAILTEPYGELFEDPTFGRMLQGINSALVGTDIALNLLFATTDEERERTMRQLAPNRVDGALVLSPHIDDPLLEAMNTAIPTIVLGPLVEDRENTWTVTIDDRQGGELGARHLRERGARRIAIIAGPDSAQGAHDRVEGQLSALGTAPLEVIHAPYSTGGGALATRELLARHPDLDGIMCGSDRQALGALAVLREAGRSIPHDVKVVGFDDHAFAAETTPALTTIAQPIFEVGASGARLLNALSERQPIQSLTLPTTLVVRETT; encoded by the coding sequence GTGGCCACAATTAACGACGTTGCCCGTGCCGCAGGCGTGTCCCGCAGCACGGTCTCGCGCGTGCTCAACGGTCAGATCTCCTCCCCCGAAGCGCGCGCCAAGGTCGAAAAGGCCATCGCTGAAACCGGGTATCGCGCCAACGCGCACGCGCGCTCCCTCGCCTCGGGCAAAAGCAACGTGTACGCGGCGATCCTCACCGAACCCTACGGCGAGCTGTTCGAGGACCCCACCTTCGGGCGGATGCTCCAGGGCATCAACTCCGCACTCGTGGGCACCGACATTGCCCTCAACCTGCTCTTCGCCACCACCGACGAGGAGCGCGAACGCACAATGCGTCAGCTTGCCCCGAACCGGGTCGACGGCGCGCTCGTGCTCTCGCCCCACATCGACGATCCGCTGCTCGAAGCAATGAACACCGCGATTCCCACGATCGTTCTCGGCCCCCTCGTCGAAGACCGCGAGAATACGTGGACCGTGACGATCGATGACCGCCAGGGCGGCGAGCTCGGCGCGCGCCACTTGCGTGAACGCGGTGCCCGCCGCATCGCAATCATCGCGGGACCAGACTCGGCGCAGGGCGCCCACGATCGCGTCGAGGGCCAGCTCTCGGCACTCGGCACTGCCCCGCTCGAGGTCATCCACGCACCCTACTCCACCGGCGGAGGCGCCCTAGCTACGCGAGAGCTCCTCGCGCGACACCCCGACCTCGACGGCATCATGTGCGGCTCCGACCGTCAGGCGCTCGGCGCCCTCGCCGTCCTCCGCGAGGCAGGCCGAAGCATTCCCCACGACGTCAAGGTCGTGGGCTTCGACGACCACGCGTTCGCCGCCGAAACGACCCCGGCACTCACGACCATCGCGCAGCCCATCTTCGAGGTCGGAGCGAGCGGAGCACGCCTCCTCAACGCCCTCAGCGAACGCCAACCAATCCAGTCGCTCACGCTTCCCACGACCCTCGTGGTGCGCGAAACGACCTAA
- a CDS encoding carbohydrate ABC transporter permease, whose translation MSKKIGPLAKLHGKDKFTVIAMSVIPLVIVGVFVWIPALCTVILSFSNWDGIGGLGDIHFVGIQNYIDMFTIYPPFWPALWHNVVWLLVLFFIFTPLGMFLAVLLDKELKLTKFYQTSVYLPVVLSAALIGFIWQLMYSRDQGFINAILGTQIDWYGDPNINLYAAIIANGWRHVGYIMLLYLAGLKGVDPALKEAAALDGASPTRTFFQIIFPVLRPVNILLLVITFIEGLRAFDIVWIINKGRNGLELISTLVTSNVVGEASRIGFGSALATIMLIMSSIFIVIQLRIMFKGEN comes from the coding sequence GTGTCCAAAAAGATCGGACCGCTAGCCAAGCTGCACGGTAAAGATAAATTCACCGTGATCGCGATGAGCGTCATCCCGCTCGTGATCGTCGGCGTTTTCGTGTGGATTCCCGCCCTATGCACCGTGATCCTGTCCTTCAGCAACTGGGACGGCATCGGCGGCCTCGGCGACATTCATTTCGTTGGCATCCAGAACTACATCGACATGTTCACGATCTACCCGCCGTTCTGGCCGGCGCTGTGGCACAACGTCGTGTGGCTCCTCGTGCTGTTCTTCATCTTCACTCCGCTCGGGATGTTCCTCGCGGTGCTGCTCGATAAGGAACTGAAGCTCACGAAGTTCTACCAAACCTCGGTGTATCTTCCGGTCGTGCTTTCGGCCGCCCTCATCGGCTTCATCTGGCAGCTCATGTACAGCCGCGACCAGGGCTTCATTAACGCCATCCTCGGCACGCAGATCGACTGGTACGGCGACCCGAACATCAACCTGTATGCCGCGATCATCGCGAACGGTTGGCGTCACGTCGGCTACATCATGCTGCTCTACTTAGCGGGCCTCAAGGGCGTAGACCCAGCCCTCAAGGAAGCAGCCGCCCTCGATGGCGCGAGCCCCACTCGCACGTTCTTCCAGATCATCTTCCCGGTGCTGCGCCCCGTGAACATCCTCTTGCTCGTCATCACGTTCATCGAGGGTCTTCGCGCGTTCGACATCGTGTGGATCATCAACAAGGGCCGCAACGGCCTCGAGCTCATCTCGACCCTCGTGACCTCGAACGTCGTGGGCGAGGCCAGCCGCATCGGCTTCGGTAGTGCGCTCGCCACGATCATGCTCATCATGAGCTCGATCTTTATCGTGATTCAGCTGCGCATCATGTTCAAGGGAGAGAACTGA
- a CDS encoding carbohydrate ABC transporter permease, producing MTPKKKNLTVSRAFLNVFLMIVALAWLFPLLWALFNSFRDYGYTSQHGYFSFGGFTLDNFVNAWEQGGFTQSFLNSLIITFFAVVFTLALSSCMAFVLARFSFKFNLAMLAFFVAANLLPPQSLLVPVYRMFMWIPIPEFLSASGSLLDTHLGVIIVNTAFQTGFCTFVLANYMKAIPAEIYEAADVDGASVWSQFWTLTIPLCRTPLAALATLQTAWIYNEFFWATVLLQKGDKFPVTSSLNNLKGSFFTDYNLLSAGSIIAALPILILFFVLQRQFVSGLTMGSTKG from the coding sequence ATGACCCCGAAGAAAAAGAATCTCACCGTCTCGAGGGCGTTTCTCAACGTCTTCCTTATGATCGTCGCACTCGCGTGGCTGTTCCCGCTCCTGTGGGCGCTGTTCAACTCGTTCCGCGACTACGGCTACACGAGCCAGCACGGCTATTTCAGCTTCGGCGGTTTCACGCTCGACAATTTCGTGAACGCGTGGGAGCAGGGCGGCTTCACTCAGTCGTTCCTCAACTCGCTCATCATCACGTTCTTCGCGGTCGTGTTCACCCTCGCGCTGAGCTCGTGCATGGCGTTCGTTCTCGCGCGCTTCTCGTTCAAGTTCAACCTTGCGATGCTCGCGTTCTTCGTGGCCGCGAACCTGCTCCCGCCGCAGTCGCTTCTCGTGCCGGTCTACCGCATGTTCATGTGGATTCCGATCCCCGAGTTCCTCTCAGCCTCGGGCTCGCTCCTCGACACCCACCTCGGCGTCATCATCGTGAACACGGCGTTCCAAACCGGCTTTTGCACGTTCGTTCTCGCGAACTACATGAAGGCCATCCCGGCGGAAATCTACGAAGCGGCCGACGTGGACGGCGCCTCGGTGTGGTCGCAGTTCTGGACGCTCACGATCCCGCTGTGCCGCACCCCGCTCGCCGCCCTCGCGACGCTGCAAACGGCCTGGATCTACAACGAATTCTTCTGGGCTACGGTGTTGCTGCAAAAGGGCGATAAATTCCCCGTCACGAGCTCCCTGAATAACCTCAAGGGCTCGTTCTTCACCGACTACAACCTGCTCTCGGCGGGCTCGATCATCGCGGCCCTGCCCATCTTGATCCTGTTCTTCGTTCTGCAGCGTCAGTTCGTCTCGGGCCTCACGATGGGCTCGACCAAGGGCTAA
- the nrdF gene encoding class 1b ribonucleoside-diphosphate reductase subunit beta — MNTDHIKHSVQAINWNRIQDPKDQEVWDRLTGNFWLPEKVPLSNDIQSWSKLNEQEQELVMRVFTGLTLLDTVQGTVGAISLIPDAVTPHEEAVYTNIAFMESVHAKSYSQIFSTLSNTKQIDEAFRWSEHNEALQKKAKIVLEYYTGDDPEKRKVASTLLESFLFYSGFYLPMYYSSRGELTNTADIIRLIIRDEAVHGYYIGYKYQKAVEQQSAERQAELKDYTMSLLMDLYDNEEEYTEDLYDPVGWTEDVKMFLRYNANKALMNLGYEALFPQEATEVNPAILASLSPNADENHDFFSGSGSSYVMGKAVETEDDDWDF; from the coding sequence GTGAACACCGACCACATCAAGCACAGCGTGCAGGCCATCAACTGGAACCGCATCCAAGATCCCAAAGACCAGGAAGTGTGGGATCGCCTCACAGGCAACTTCTGGCTTCCCGAAAAGGTGCCGCTCTCGAACGACATCCAGAGCTGGTCGAAGCTGAACGAGCAGGAGCAGGAACTCGTGATGCGCGTCTTCACCGGGCTCACGCTGCTCGATACCGTGCAGGGAACCGTCGGCGCCATTTCGCTGATTCCCGACGCCGTGACTCCCCACGAAGAAGCCGTGTACACCAACATCGCGTTCATGGAATCCGTGCACGCAAAGAGCTACTCGCAGATCTTCTCGACGCTCTCCAACACCAAGCAGATCGACGAGGCCTTCCGCTGGAGCGAGCACAACGAGGCCCTCCAGAAGAAGGCGAAGATCGTTCTCGAGTACTACACCGGCGACGACCCCGAAAAGCGCAAGGTCGCCTCGACCCTCCTCGAGAGCTTCCTGTTCTACTCGGGTTTCTACCTGCCGATGTACTACTCGAGCCGCGGCGAACTCACGAACACCGCCGACATCATCCGCCTCATCATCCGCGACGAGGCCGTTCACGGCTACTACATCGGCTACAAGTACCAGAAGGCCGTGGAGCAGCAGTCGGCCGAGCGCCAGGCGGAGCTCAAGGATTACACGATGAGCCTGCTCATGGACCTCTACGACAACGAAGAGGAATACACCGAAGACCTCTACGACCCGGTCGGCTGGACCGAGGACGTCAAGATGTTCCTCCGCTACAACGCCAATAAAGCGCTCATGAACCTCGGCTACGAGGCACTGTTCCCGCAGGAAGCCACCGAGGTGAACCCCGCGATCCTCGCGTCGCTCTCGCCGAACGCCGACGAGAACCACGACTTCTTCTCGGGCTCCGGCTCGAGCTACGTCATGGGCAAGGCCGTCGAAACGGAAGACGACGACTGGGACTTCTGA
- a CDS encoding glycoside hydrolase family 2 TIM barrel-domain containing protein translates to MSTLSEITSYSPGSGTRISPRSHLSTTAEAMSLAGTWKFAYSRSAEGAGESAPTVDFDDSSWDDITVPSHWVLTGGGEYGDFGKYGAPAYQNVQFPFPVEAPNVPDDNPTGDYRTRFTLSADTIADIEKGTRVYLRTLGIESLAIISLNGERAGVVRGSRLTQELDVTDLVVEGENVLHVRVHQWSSNTYLEDQDQWWLPGIYRDVELLFRPAAGIEDAWLRADFNPKNGPAAPGPGTLIPEIRAEEAAFPVTVAIDELGISETFESSAAVGPIAIPEVEPWSADSPRLYTATVSNAAETLTLRTGFRRVEIVGHEWRVNGKKLRLRGVNRHEYDPKLGRVWDREKAREGLLLMKRHNVNAIRTSHYPPHPELFDLADELGFWVMDECDYEAHGFLGENWRDVPANDPRWRDALLDRVERFFERDKNHPSIISWSLGNEGHTGANMAQMANWLRRRDPERPVHYEQDYDGQYTDLVSRMYPPIEAMHEMALGRGKFGGTIPGRNAELAKRPMILCEYVHAMGNGPGGITEYEEIFDTYPQWHGGFVWEWRDHGIAARTAGGTEFYGYGGDFGEQVHDSSFVCDGLVLSSGEATPGLVEFGAIVSPIKLEFDLAMEGDTERALDGDFEDVIITAAYVQDLRHAGDLTDFVFEVIDEVDGREVLRRECPVEKVSANGWKSYAGELTLPPFAEGYEGELSGEKFRTIRAVLRESTAWADAGHEVAFTQVPVEDTTRIVVPSHPAALRTTASGETGAQVEQVQDSDASFALGDAHFDPRTGDLVKLGSLDLAGPQLRLFRAPTENDSLGDFGSYILADPAETTGSGTQAPPTAALWREIGIDKLERRVIGVWLDEHEVRAVHRYSTPAGRAYVDLDLTWRLEDASSNAKGNASRVLRLYADAAPSANWEYVWGRLGLEFTAPLGAGEASWFGSGPLENYVDSCRAARIGRFSMPVSDLNVEYAVPQESGYRPGLRELQLSGLGLTVRTDAVGPHRERPGFQVREHSIEQITKARHPHELGTPEKTHLIFDVAQHGLGSRSCGPDVRPEYQLRPRSGSWSLAFEV, encoded by the coding sequence ATGAGCACCCTTTCCGAGATCACCTCCTACTCCCCCGGCTCGGGCACGCGGATCTCGCCGCGCAGCCACCTCTCCACTACCGCTGAGGCCATGAGCCTCGCGGGCACGTGGAAGTTCGCCTACTCGCGCAGCGCCGAGGGCGCGGGAGAATCAGCTCCGACGGTGGACTTCGACGACTCGAGCTGGGACGACATCACCGTGCCCTCGCACTGGGTTCTCACCGGCGGCGGCGAATACGGCGACTTCGGTAAATATGGCGCCCCGGCCTACCAGAACGTACAGTTCCCGTTCCCCGTCGAAGCCCCGAATGTTCCCGACGACAACCCGACGGGCGACTACCGCACCCGCTTCACGCTGAGCGCTGACACGATCGCGGACATCGAGAAGGGCACGCGCGTATACCTGCGCACCCTCGGCATCGAGTCGCTCGCGATCATCAGCCTCAACGGCGAGCGAGCGGGCGTTGTGCGCGGCTCGCGCCTCACGCAGGAACTCGACGTCACGGACCTCGTCGTCGAAGGCGAGAACGTGCTGCACGTGCGCGTGCACCAGTGGTCCTCGAATACCTACCTCGAGGACCAGGACCAGTGGTGGCTGCCCGGCATTTACCGCGACGTCGAGCTGCTGTTCCGCCCCGCCGCGGGCATCGAAGACGCGTGGCTGCGCGCCGATTTCAACCCGAAGAACGGCCCCGCCGCTCCCGGCCCCGGCACGCTCATTCCGGAGATCCGCGCGGAAGAGGCGGCATTCCCCGTTACGGTCGCGATCGACGAGCTTGGAATTTCGGAAACGTTTGAAAGCTCGGCAGCCGTCGGACCCATCGCCATCCCTGAAGTGGAGCCGTGGAGTGCGGATAGCCCGCGCCTGTACACCGCGACCGTGTCAAACGCCGCCGAGACCCTGACGCTCCGCACGGGCTTCAGGCGCGTCGAGATCGTGGGCCACGAGTGGCGCGTGAACGGGAAGAAGCTGCGCCTTCGCGGCGTCAATCGTCACGAATACGATCCGAAACTCGGCCGCGTGTGGGATCGCGAGAAAGCGCGCGAGGGGCTGCTGCTCATGAAGCGCCATAACGTGAATGCGATTCGCACCTCGCACTACCCGCCGCACCCCGAACTGTTCGACCTCGCCGATGAACTGGGCTTTTGGGTCATGGACGAGTGTGATTACGAAGCGCACGGCTTCCTTGGCGAAAACTGGCGGGATGTTCCCGCGAACGATCCGCGCTGGCGGGATGCACTTCTTGATCGCGTCGAGCGGTTCTTCGAGCGCGACAAGAACCACCCGTCGATCATCTCGTGGTCGCTCGGCAACGAGGGCCACACCGGCGCGAACATGGCGCAGATGGCGAACTGGCTGCGCCGCCGCGACCCGGAGCGCCCCGTGCACTACGAACAGGACTACGACGGGCAGTACACCGATCTCGTCTCACGCATGTATCCGCCGATCGAAGCGATGCACGAAATGGCCCTAGGGCGCGGGAAGTTCGGCGGCACCATTCCGGGCCGCAACGCGGAGCTCGCGAAACGCCCCATGATCCTGTGCGAGTACGTGCACGCGATGGGTAACGGCCCGGGCGGCATCACGGAATACGAAGAAATCTTCGACACCTACCCCCAGTGGCACGGCGGCTTCGTGTGGGAGTGGCGCGATCACGGCATCGCCGCGCGCACCGCTGGCGGAACCGAGTTCTACGGCTACGGCGGCGATTTCGGCGAGCAGGTCCACGACTCGTCGTTCGTGTGCGATGGCCTCGTGCTTTCCTCGGGTGAGGCAACTCCGGGGCTCGTCGAGTTCGGCGCAATCGTGAGCCCGATCAAGCTCGAGTTCGATCTCGCTATGGAGGGCGATACCGAGCGGGCCCTCGATGGCGACTTCGAGGATGTCATCATCACCGCGGCGTACGTCCAGGACCTCCGCCACGCCGGCGATCTCACCGACTTCGTGTTTGAGGTCATCGATGAGGTCGACGGCCGCGAAGTGCTGCGTCGCGAATGCCCCGTCGAAAAGGTTTCCGCAAACGGCTGGAAGAGCTACGCCGGCGAGCTGACCCTTCCACCCTTCGCCGAGGGGTACGAGGGCGAACTTTCGGGCGAGAAGTTCCGCACGATCCGCGCGGTTCTGCGCGAGAGCACCGCGTGGGCCGACGCCGGCCACGAAGTGGCGTTCACGCAGGTCCCGGTCGAGGATACGACCAGGATTGTGGTGCCGTCGCATCCGGCTGCGCTTCGCACAACGGCGAGCGGCGAGACAGGCGCGCAGGTCGAGCAGGTGCAGGATTCCGACGCTTCCTTCGCCCTCGGCGATGCCCACTTCGATCCGCGCACGGGCGACCTCGTGAAGCTCGGAAGCCTCGATCTCGCTGGCCCTCAGCTCCGCCTGTTCCGCGCCCCCACCGAGAACGATTCGCTCGGTGACTTCGGCTCATACATCCTCGCCGACCCGGCCGAGACGACCGGCTCGGGAACCCAGGCCCCGCCCACCGCGGCGCTGTGGCGAGAGATCGGCATCGATAAGCTCGAGCGCCGTGTCATTGGCGTGTGGCTTGACGAGCATGAGGTCCGCGCCGTGCACCGCTACAGCACGCCTGCCGGCCGCGCTTACGTCGATCTCGACCTCACGTGGCGCCTCGAGGACGCTTCAAGCAACGCTAAGGGCAACGCCTCGCGCGTTCTTCGGTTGTATGCCGACGCCGCACCTTCGGCGAACTGGGAGTACGTGTGGGGGCGCCTCGGCCTCGAGTTCACGGCGCCGCTCGGCGCTGGGGAAGCCTCGTGGTTCGGCTCGGGCCCGCTCGAGAACTACGTCGATTCGTGCCGCGCGGCGCGCATTGGCCGTTTCTCGATGCCCGTCTCGGATCTGAATGTCGAGTACGCGGTTCCGCAGGAGTCGGGCTACCGCCCAGGGTTGCGCGAGCTTCAGCTTTCGGGTCTTGGGCTCACCGTCCGCACGGATGCCGTCGGACCCCACCGCGAACGGCCTGGCTTCCAGGTGCGTGAGCACTCGATCGAGCAGATCACGAAGGCTCGCCACCCGCACGAGCTCGGCACACCGGAGAAGACGCACCTCATTTTCGATGTGGCGCAGCACGGCCTCGGTTCGCGCTCGTGCGGCCCGGACGTGAGGCCCGAGTACCAGCTGCGCCCGCGTTCGGGTTCCTGGTCGCTCGCGTTCGAGGTGTAA